Genomic DNA from Deltaproteobacteria bacterium CG11_big_fil_rev_8_21_14_0_20_49_13:
GAGGTGTAAGTATATCTATGCCAGTAGACAAGGTCCCAAATATCGGAATAGGAATATCTCCGAACTTTCTTGCGCGCGTGATCGCGACCGCGGGATACATTGGTGATTCTTCCGAGGTCCGCGCAAAACTGCGTAAACTTCTTGGCGATCCAAAACCGGAGGAGCTCGACCTCGATTCCATACCCCCGGAGATAGCTGCGCTCTTTGCAGAAAAAGGGACGCTTCAAAAGATAAGAAAGAAACTTGAGTCGATCACCAAGAAACAGGCCAAACGCCTTGCCGCTACCAAGGGCCGCACCGCGTGTGTAGATGAAGACGACATTGTTTATGTAGGCGTCGATTTCCTAGAAAAGTATAAGGACAGAGAAGACCTGCTTGCCGGGATCATGGCCCACGAATGGGGACATATGGTGTCGCCGCTGCCTTCTGAAGAGGAGCTCACGGGAAATTCATATGATGAGCTGATGGCCATTCGCCGCGAAGACGAAGCCAACGCAGACGGCTTTGCCGGAAGGATGCTCTATTTAATGGGCTATTCGGTAGAGGACATGGTCGAGTTTCTAAAGAACCTCGAAAAGATCGAAAAGAAGATCGTTAGCAAGAAATATCATCCGGTAGATATAAGAGAGGCTATTCTAAACGAGGCCTTCGCCGCGCAGAAAAGGAGCCAAGATTCCGCTCGCAAGCTCTTGATCCACGCCGGACTCGGCTTCAGCCATGTTCTAAAGAGCAAGCTTATCGGCGAAGGATAGGCTTATCTCGTGCTATCGTAGATCCATTTCAGATAATCAGGCAAGCCATCGGCAATATCCATGGCTATCGATTCGGGGCATTCGTATGAATGGAGCTTTTTAAGCTCTTTCTTGATCTGACCGAATAGCTTCTTTTGGGACTTCATAATCATTAAGACTTCGGGTTCGTCGAATATCTTCCCCTTCCACCTGTAAATAGAGCGGAGCTTTGGGACCATGTTTACGCATGCAACGAGTTTTTTGCCGACAAGCGCCTTGGCTATTCTTGCCGCCTCTTTCTCGGAAGGGGCCGTTGAAAAGATAATGATATGCCTCATGGGAAGATATATGCGTCTAAAATAAGCTGTTGTCGAGCAAGAAGTTAAGGAGTATAATCGCCGATTGATGATCGAGTTTAAGACCATAGTGATCGGCACGATCCTTCTTTTCATAGCACTTGTTGCGGG
This window encodes:
- a CDS encoding divalent-cation tolerance protein CutA codes for the protein MRHIIIFSTAPSEKEAARIAKALVGKKLVACVNMVPKLRSIYRWKGKIFDEPEVLMIMKSQKKLFGQIKKELKKLHSYECPESIAMDIADGLPDYLKWIYDSTR